Proteins from a genomic interval of Piscinibacter sp. HJYY11:
- the flgM gene encoding flagellar biosynthesis anti-sigma factor FlgM, translated as MKIGNPADKPGSAAPVAPVRNQPAETKAQEAGAHNAADPSAKVELSNAASSLLEGGASADFDADKVARIAQAISDGKFEINAEKIADRLIANAHEVLGKAQH; from the coding sequence ATGAAGATCGGCAATCCCGCAGACAAACCCGGCTCAGCCGCCCCGGTCGCACCGGTGCGCAACCAGCCGGCCGAGACCAAGGCCCAGGAGGCCGGCGCGCACAACGCCGCCGACCCGAGCGCCAAGGTCGAGCTGTCGAACGCCGCGTCGTCGCTGCTCGAAGGCGGTGCCAGCGCCGATTTCGACGCCGACAAGGTCGCCCGCATCGCGCAGGCCATCAGCGACGGCAAGTTCGAGATCAACGCCGAGAAGATCGCCGACCGGCTGATCGCCAACGCACACGAAGTGCTGGGCAAGGCCCAACA